From Verrucomicrobia bacterium S94, the proteins below share one genomic window:
- a CDS encoding 50S ribosomal protein L3 — protein MKGLIGKKLGMTSIYTEDGVAVPVTVIEAGPCVVTQLKDEDKDGYKAVQLGFGDQKEQRMNKPALGHLKKAGVGPKKVLREFRVDEVEVNVGDEVTAAAFEEVNYVDIVATGKGRGFQGVVKRYDFGGGRASHGGGWIRRTGSIGMCEFPARVFKGKKMPGQMGDKRVTTQNLKVVQVRPEENLILVKGSVPGAKGGIVTIKEALKKK, from the coding sequence ATGAAAGGTTTGATTGGTAAAAAACTGGGCATGACCTCCATCTATACTGAAGATGGTGTTGCTGTGCCGGTTACCGTTATTGAAGCTGGTCCGTGTGTTGTGACTCAGCTTAAGGACGAAGACAAAGACGGCTACAAAGCGGTGCAGCTCGGCTTCGGCGACCAGAAAGAACAGCGCATGAACAAACCTGCGCTCGGTCATCTTAAAAAAGCAGGTGTTGGGCCGAAAAAAGTACTTCGTGAATTCCGTGTTGATGAAGTGGAAGTCAATGTCGGTGATGAAGTTACTGCAGCGGCATTTGAAGAAGTTAACTATGTCGATATCGTAGCCACCGGTAAAGGCCGCGGTTTTCAGGGTGTTGTAAAGCGTTATGATTTCGGTGGTGGCCGTGCGTCGCATGGCGGCGGCTGGATCCGTCGTACCGGTTCGATCGGGATGTGCGAATTCCCGGCGCGTGTTTTCAAGGGCAAGAAAATGCCTGGCCAGATGGGGGACAAGCGCGTTACCACGCAGAATCTGAAGGTTGTGCAGGTTCGTCCTGAAGAAAATCTGATTCTGGTTAAAGGATCCGTACCGGGCGCTAAAGGCGGTATCGTTACGATCAAAGAAGCCCTTAAGAAAAAGTAA
- a CDS encoding 30S ribosomal protein S10 — protein sequence MTNQRIRIRLKSFDHRVLDVSATEIVETARRTGARVAGPIPLPTRIERFTVNKSPHVNKKSMEQFEIRTHKRLLDIIDPTIKTVDELKKLNLPAGVDITIKI from the coding sequence ATGACAAACCAGAGAATCAGAATCCGGCTGAAGTCGTTTGACCATCGTGTCCTCGATGTTTCCGCCACTGAAATTGTCGAAACGGCACGTCGTACCGGCGCCCGCGTTGCGGGCCCGATTCCGTTGCCGACCCGTATCGAACGGTTCACCGTGAACAAAAGTCCGCACGTGAATAAAAAGTCGATGGAACAGTTCGAGATTCGTACGCACAAGCGTCTGCTCGATATCATTGATCCCACCATTAAAACCGTGGATGAGCTGAAAAAGCTGAATCTGCCGGCCGGTGTGGATATCACCATTAAGATCTAA
- the fusA gene encoding elongation factor G gives MSVVSKNKKKAVNGSGSRTEAEGRAHSLSSVRNIGIIAHIDAGKTTTSERILYYSGKVHKIGEVHDGTATMDWMIQEQERGITITSAATTCFWQDHQINIIDTPGHVDFTVEVERSLRVLDGAVGVLCAVGGVQPQSETVWRQANKYSVPRLAFVNKMDRMGADFYSVIDQMRNKLKAPAVAIQLPIGAAETFVGLIDLISMKAMHFSEDDMGARVEYVDIPADMAADAEAYRAELIEKVAEVDEELLEAYMEDTEVSEEALIAALRRATIANDIVPVLVGSSLKNKGVQPLLDAVVSLLPSPLDIPAVEGVNPKSGKELLREASDFEPLTGLVFKMATDKFVGKLAFVRVYAGQLKKGQNIYNPRTKKRERIGRLLRLHANHREDIDVLYAGEIGGMVGQKLFTTGDTVCAENDPIVLENIEFPEPVISMAIEPKSTADKDALVEALKDLADEDPTFRTSIHDETGQTIIEGMGELHLEIIRDRILREYKVQANAGKPMVAYRESVSAKGEGSFTFERTIGDENHFAALTLAVEPNTSGAGNVIQFDVSTKIIPDEFRKGIEEGIADALLTGVLGNFAIIDTKVTVIGGQTRDIDSTEVAFRSAAVMALREAVRNAGPVLLEPIMLLEIESPEEHLGDVMGDLNSRRGRIREITASNDLQVVQADVPLAEVFGYATSLRSLTKGRASYSMEPQAFDPVPSHMTDAILNR, from the coding sequence ATGAGTGTTGTGAGCAAAAACAAAAAGAAAGCAGTTAACGGTTCGGGTTCCCGTACGGAAGCCGAAGGCCGCGCGCATTCGCTTTCGTCTGTTCGCAATATCGGTATCATTGCCCATATCGACGCGGGTAAAACAACGACCTCCGAACGTATTCTGTATTATTCCGGTAAAGTGCACAAAATCGGTGAAGTGCACGATGGTACCGCCACCATGGATTGGATGATTCAGGAGCAGGAGCGCGGCATTACCATTACCTCTGCAGCAACCACCTGTTTCTGGCAGGACCATCAGATCAATATTATCGATACCCCCGGCCACGTTGATTTTACCGTGGAAGTGGAACGCTCACTTCGAGTCCTTGACGGCGCAGTGGGCGTTTTGTGTGCTGTGGGCGGTGTTCAGCCGCAGTCCGAGACGGTCTGGCGTCAGGCCAATAAATACAGTGTGCCGCGGCTTGCTTTCGTGAATAAAATGGATCGGATGGGAGCGGACTTTTACAGCGTTATTGATCAGATGCGCAATAAGCTGAAAGCTCCGGCTGTTGCTATTCAGCTCCCGATCGGTGCGGCTGAGACTTTTGTGGGGCTTATCGACCTTATCAGCATGAAAGCCATGCACTTCTCTGAAGACGACATGGGGGCCAGAGTGGAATATGTTGATATTCCTGCTGATATGGCGGCCGACGCTGAGGCGTATCGTGCCGAGCTGATCGAAAAAGTGGCCGAGGTCGATGAAGAGCTGCTGGAAGCCTACATGGAAGATACGGAGGTTTCTGAGGAAGCACTGATTGCTGCACTGCGCCGAGCTACTATTGCCAACGACATTGTTCCCGTGCTGGTCGGCTCTTCTTTGAAAAACAAAGGGGTTCAGCCGTTGCTTGATGCCGTGGTTTCCCTGTTGCCCTCTCCGCTGGATATTCCGGCTGTGGAAGGGGTTAACCCGAAGTCGGGAAAAGAGCTGTTGCGAGAAGCGTCCGATTTTGAACCGCTGACCGGTCTTGTCTTTAAGATGGCGACCGATAAATTTGTCGGGAAGCTCGCCTTTGTTCGCGTTTATGCCGGTCAGTTGAAAAAAGGTCAGAATATCTATAATCCGCGCACCAAAAAACGCGAGCGCATTGGCCGCCTGTTGCGACTGCATGCGAACCACCGTGAAGATATTGACGTGCTGTATGCCGGTGAGATCGGCGGCATGGTCGGTCAGAAACTGTTTACTACAGGTGATACGGTCTGCGCTGAAAATGATCCGATCGTTCTGGAGAATATCGAATTTCCCGAGCCTGTAATTTCTATGGCGATTGAGCCGAAATCAACGGCTGACAAAGATGCGCTGGTTGAAGCGCTCAAAGATCTGGCCGACGAAGATCCCACGTTCCGTACGTCGATTCACGATGAAACCGGCCAGACGATTATCGAAGGCATGGGTGAGCTCCATCTCGAAATTATCCGGGACCGCATTCTGCGTGAATATAAAGTGCAGGCCAATGCCGGTAAGCCGATGGTGGCTTACCGCGAATCGGTTTCCGCAAAAGGTGAAGGGTCCTTTACCTTTGAACGCACTATCGGTGATGAAAATCATTTTGCCGCCCTGACGCTGGCTGTAGAGCCGAATACAAGCGGAGCGGGCAATGTTATTCAGTTTGATGTTTCCACTAAAATTATTCCCGATGAATTCCGCAAAGGAATTGAAGAGGGGATTGCCGATGCGCTGCTGACCGGTGTTCTCGGTAATTTTGCCATCATTGATACAAAAGTTACAGTGATCGGCGGCCAGACCCGCGATATAGATTCGACCGAAGTAGCATTCCGTTCAGCAGCGGTTATGGCGTTACGCGAAGCGGTCCGCAATGCCGGTCCGGTTCTGCTTGAACCGATTATGCTATTGGAAATTGAGTCCCCCGAGGAGCACCTGGGCGATGTTATGGGTGACCTCAACAGCCGCCGCGGACGAATTCGCGAAATTACGGCTTCAAATGATCTGCAGGTCGTGCAGGCGGATGTTCCGCTTGCCGAAGTTTTCGGATACGCAACCAGTCTGCGTTCCTTAACAAAGGGTAGAGCGAGCTATTCGATGGAACCGCAAGCGTTTGACCCGGTTCCGTCGCATATGACAGACGCTATCCTTAACCGTTAG
- a CDS encoding 30S ribosomal protein S7, translating to MARRHRAEKRELTPDPRYNNQLVAYMINCVMERGKKSVAAKIVYGALEDIQAQLKDEDPVEVFTTAIENVSPRLEVKSRRVGGATYQVPLEVKPKRQIALATRWLISYAGNRKGVPMRKALANEVIDAFKGQGAAIKKRDDTHKMAQANKAFAHYRW from the coding sequence ATGGCAAGAAGACATAGAGCTGAAAAACGTGAGCTGACTCCTGATCCGCGCTACAACAATCAGTTGGTTGCGTACATGATCAACTGTGTAATGGAGCGTGGTAAAAAATCGGTTGCGGCTAAAATTGTTTACGGAGCACTGGAAGACATTCAGGCGCAGCTGAAGGACGAGGATCCGGTTGAAGTATTTACTACAGCGATCGAAAATGTTTCCCCGCGCCTTGAGGTTAAATCACGTCGTGTCGGTGGTGCGACCTATCAGGTTCCGCTTGAAGTTAAGCCCAAACGCCAGATTGCGCTCGCTACCCGCTGGCTGATCTCTTATGCCGGAAACCGTAAAGGGGTTCCGATGCGTAAAGCACTGGCAAACGAAGTTATTGATGCGTTCAAAGGGCAGGGTGCCGCTATTAAGAAGCGTGATGATACGCATAAGATGGCACAGGCCAACAAGGCGTTCGCACACTACCGCTGGTAA
- a CDS encoding 30S ribosomal protein S12: protein MPTINQLVRKPRTLQKKKSKSPALATCPQRRGVCLLVKTQTPKKPNSALRKVARVRLTNGREVNAYIGGEGHNLQEHSMVLVRGGRVKDLPGVRYHIVRGALDCLGVDGRKRGRSKYGAKRPKA, encoded by the coding sequence ATGCCGACTATTAATCAATTGGTAAGAAAGCCGCGTACGCTGCAGAAAAAGAAGAGCAAGTCGCCCGCGCTGGCAACCTGTCCGCAGCGTCGTGGTGTGTGTCTGCTGGTTAAAACCCAGACCCCGAAGAAACCGAACTCGGCTCTTCGTAAAGTTGCCCGTGTGCGTCTGACCAACGGTCGTGAAGTTAACGCCTATATCGGCGGTGAAGGCCATAATCTGCAGGAGCATAGCATGGTTCTGGTTCGCGGCGGTCGTGTGAAGGACCTTCCGGGTGTTCGTTATCACATCGTACGCGGTGCGCTGGACTGTCTTGGAGTGGACGGGCGTAAGCGTGGCCGTTCGAAATATGGTGCGAAGCGCCCGAAAGCATAA
- a CDS encoding cold-shock protein, translated as MNTGTVKWFDAEKGFGFITPDEGGQDMFVHHSEIQVSGYASLDEGQKVSFEVGEGRKGPCATNVTPM; from the coding sequence ATGAATACAGGTACAGTAAAATGGTTCGACGCCGAAAAAGGCTTCGGTTTTATCACTCCGGACGAAGGCGGACAGGACATGTTCGTACACCATTCGGAGATTCAGGTTTCCGGATACGCATCCCTCGATGAAGGCCAGAAGGTCTCTTTCGAAGTAGGCGAAGGCCGTAAAGGCCCGTGCGCGACCAACGTTACTCCAATGTAA
- a CDS encoding IS110 family transposase has protein sequence MKHELTLIAVDVSKESLEIQTDERSFDVPNTEKGIARLIKAAGAAQLPFVVCEAAGGYERLLPESMHAVDIPICRANPARIRAFAASEGIQAKTDPIDADVILKFAKSKELRPAAPVSSRRRELIALLDRRDHLKEQGAREKNRIRNSPDFIHASIKRMLNVLKKEITAIEKRIRELIKSDESLSACLSCLTAIKGVGEVSAWMIMAFLGEITMLSRNELVALAGVAPYNRDSGRFKGKRKIKSERAKVRKALYMATGTAAMYNPVIKAYTDGLQSRGKPYKCAMVAGMRKMLIHMQSELRKAEIKVEL, from the coding sequence ATGAAACATGAATTAACCCTGATTGCGGTTGACGTTAGCAAAGAATCGCTGGAAATCCAGACGGATGAACGATCTTTTGATGTCCCGAACACTGAAAAAGGCATTGCCCGTTTAATTAAAGCAGCCGGAGCTGCTCAGCTGCCTTTTGTTGTTTGTGAGGCAGCGGGCGGATACGAACGCCTGTTGCCGGAGAGCATGCATGCAGTAGATATACCGATCTGCAGGGCCAATCCAGCCCGGATAAGGGCATTTGCGGCCAGTGAAGGCATACAGGCCAAGACCGATCCGATCGATGCGGATGTAATCCTCAAGTTCGCAAAAAGTAAGGAATTACGTCCTGCAGCTCCGGTATCGAGTCGGCGCAGGGAATTGATCGCCCTGCTCGACAGGCGCGATCACCTTAAAGAACAGGGTGCACGGGAAAAGAACCGGATCCGGAACTCCCCGGACTTCATCCATGCCTCTATCAAACGCATGCTCAATGTCCTGAAAAAAGAAATCACAGCCATTGAGAAGCGCATCCGGGAACTGATCAAATCCGATGAGAGTCTGTCGGCCTGTTTATCCTGTCTCACTGCCATCAAAGGCGTTGGCGAAGTTAGCGCATGGATGATCATGGCCTTCCTCGGTGAAATCACGATGCTCAGCAGAAATGAACTCGTTGCTCTCGCCGGCGTTGCCCCCTACAACAGAGACAGCGGCAGATTTAAAGGAAAGCGAAAAATCAAAAGCGAGCGTGCGAAGGTCAGAAAAGCTCTGTATATGGCGACCGGAACTGCAGCGATGTATAATCCTGTAATCAAAGCCTATACCGATGGACTCCAATCGCGCGGGAAACCCTATAAATGTGCAATGGTCGCAGGGATGAGGAAAATGCTCATCCACATGCAGTCCGAACTTAGAAAAGCAGAAATAAAGGTTGAGTTATGA
- a CDS encoding methylated-DNA--[protein]-cysteine S-methyltransferase — protein MRMPLGAIHWPSLRNRPTTKPDDRFIQSLKKASRMGRFFVFEWFGSVFGNSWKKTSAVFGRYGHSISMNDYDHIVRVIRYIEVHHVEQPNLKTLAAVAGLTPIHFRHLFLRWAGLIPNDFMKCLTLEHACDHLREGSAVLDAALDVRLPGSERRQDSRVCLEVASPDEVSSGGAGLRIRAGTVASPFGDCLIAESPRGICHLSFFERSDDFRGWKRLKEDWPHAELVRDEGMAGELADRIFASADATRENIRPLRLFVRGTQFQMKVWQALLEIPEGWLVSYGSLAEQVGKPNAARAIGSAVGHNPIGYLIPCHRVIRGNGEIGGYAWGAERKRAMLVREMSRQS, from the coding sequence TTGAGGATGCCCTTGGGGGCGATCCATTGGCCTTCGCTCAGGAATCGACCAACGACGAAGCCTGACGATCGGTTTATCCAATCTCTGAAAAAAGCGTCCCGCATGGGACGCTTTTTTGTTTTTGAATGGTTCGGATCCGTTTTTGGAAACTCATGGAAAAAAACGAGTGCGGTTTTCGGTCGCTATGGCCATAGTATTTCTATGAATGATTATGATCACATCGTTCGGGTCATTCGTTATATCGAGGTACATCACGTAGAACAACCGAATCTGAAGACGCTTGCGGCCGTGGCCGGTTTAACCCCGATTCATTTCCGTCATCTGTTTTTGCGTTGGGCGGGATTGATACCGAATGATTTTATGAAATGCCTGACATTGGAGCATGCATGCGACCACCTGCGGGAGGGCAGCGCTGTACTGGATGCTGCTCTGGATGTGAGACTGCCGGGGTCGGAGCGACGGCAGGATTCCCGCGTTTGTCTGGAGGTGGCGTCACCGGACGAAGTCAGTTCCGGTGGAGCGGGGTTACGGATTAGGGCGGGAACGGTGGCTTCGCCTTTTGGGGATTGTCTGATTGCCGAAAGCCCTCGTGGGATCTGTCATCTTTCATTTTTTGAAAGATCTGATGATTTCAGGGGGTGGAAGCGTCTCAAAGAAGATTGGCCTCATGCGGAGCTGGTTCGTGACGAAGGAATGGCCGGGGAGCTGGCGGACCGTATTTTCGCTTCCGCAGATGCTACGCGTGAGAATATCCGGCCGTTGAGGCTGTTTGTTCGGGGTACGCAGTTTCAGATGAAAGTCTGGCAGGCGCTGTTGGAAATCCCGGAAGGCTGGCTGGTCAGTTATGGATCTTTAGCGGAGCAGGTCGGGAAGCCGAATGCTGCGCGTGCGATTGGTTCGGCCGTGGGGCATAATCCAATCGGCTACCTGATTCCCTGTCATCGTGTTATACGGGGAAACGGAGAAATCGGTGGTTATGCCTGGGGGGCAGAGCGTAAGCGGGCCATGCTGGTTCGGGAAATGTCCCGACAGTCCTGA